In Litorimonas taeanensis, one DNA window encodes the following:
- a CDS encoding tryptophan halogenase family protein — translation MVVNADNKQVKTIAVVGGGSSGWMTACLLNARLNEDPRRPVTITLIEAPNIPVIGVGEATVPSIRRTLKAIGISEKAFMIGADATFKSLIRFEDWNKGEHFDHPFDRRERPNSDPAVLSWLARNQMGGEGFSNRFSVLSNTSTKGLAPKALGWPEYQSTFPYAYHLDAVKLGKVLTEFGTENGIAHKLAKIVNVEISEAGDIEALVSEDGASYRADLYVDCTGFSAHLAKHIMPETQDYSEHLLCDRAVTMSVPYEVHRPDRILPYTSAKALGAGWLWDINLRSRRSLGYVHSSAHLSSDEAEAELRVIEGRHADNIEVKHIRFKTYKRNKSWHRNCLAIGLADGFVEPLESTGLYMMQFAAQSVADILRFNRHFDAATTNQFNKLMQTLFDEILGYVALHYLTSKRRDTPFWKDATASHRTPAALQNLLKEWKKRPPHDVDLLSNHRLFSLESYEYLLFGMGYMSEGQINAAPVVFDQTDMLNKVYAKFPEHEDWLSSTLGHIK, via the coding sequence ATGGTAGTAAATGCGGATAATAAACAGGTAAAAACTATTGCCGTTGTTGGCGGCGGCAGTTCCGGCTGGATGACTGCCTGCCTATTAAATGCGCGCCTGAATGAAGACCCGAGGCGGCCCGTAACAATTACATTGATCGAAGCCCCTAATATTCCTGTTATAGGTGTTGGCGAAGCAACAGTCCCCAGCATACGCCGAACATTGAAAGCAATTGGCATCAGTGAAAAGGCATTTATGATCGGCGCGGACGCCACGTTTAAGTCGCTGATCAGATTTGAAGATTGGAATAAGGGAGAGCATTTTGATCATCCCTTTGACAGGCGGGAAAGGCCAAATTCGGATCCTGCCGTACTATCATGGCTTGCCAGAAATCAAATGGGTGGTGAGGGTTTTTCAAATCGATTCTCAGTTTTATCAAATACAAGCACGAAAGGCCTTGCGCCAAAAGCCCTGGGTTGGCCTGAATATCAATCGACTTTTCCCTATGCCTATCATTTGGACGCTGTGAAGTTGGGAAAGGTTCTTACGGAGTTTGGAACGGAAAATGGAATCGCGCATAAGCTTGCAAAAATTGTAAATGTCGAGATTTCTGAGGCGGGTGATATTGAAGCTTTGGTGAGTGAGGACGGCGCCTCATATAGAGCTGACCTCTATGTGGACTGCACAGGCTTCTCAGCCCATCTGGCTAAACATATCATGCCTGAGACCCAGGATTATTCTGAGCATTTATTGTGCGATCGTGCCGTGACTATGTCTGTTCCCTATGAGGTTCACCGGCCAGACCGTATATTACCCTATACTTCTGCGAAAGCGTTAGGGGCAGGCTGGCTTTGGGATATTAACTTACGGTCGCGCCGCAGTCTTGGTTACGTTCATTCAAGCGCGCACTTGTCCTCTGATGAGGCAGAAGCGGAACTGCGCGTAATCGAGGGTCGGCATGCTGACAATATTGAGGTCAAACATATTCGATTTAAGACCTATAAAAGAAACAAGTCTTGGCACCGCAACTGCCTAGCAATTGGATTGGCAGATGGTTTTGTTGAGCCATTGGAATCCACAGGGCTTTATATGATGCAGTTTGCAGCGCAAAGCGTGGCTGATATATTGCGGTTTAACCGCCATTTCGACGCGGCGACCACAAACCAATTTAATAAGTTGATGCAGACTTTATTTGATGAAATCTTGGGCTATGTCGCCTTACATTATTTGACCTCTAAAAGACGAGACACGCCTTTTTGGAAAGATGCGACCGCATCCCATCGCACGCCAGCTGCGCTTCAAAATTTACTGAAAGAGTGGAAAAAACGCCCGCCCCACGACGTGGACCTTTTGAGCAATCACCGCCTATTTTCATTGGAAAGTTACGAATATCTTCTTTTTGGTATGGGCTATATGAGTGAGGGACAGATAAATGCTGCGCCAGTCGTCTTTGACCAAACCGATATGTTGAATAAAGTTTACGCGAAGTTTCCTGAGCATGAAGATTGGTTATCCAGCACACTTGGTCATATCAAATAA
- a CDS encoding tryptophan halogenase family protein: MTDKPFKIIIVGGGTAGWLSAAFLSQQLPLSSGRDIQISLVEASDIPTVGVGEATVPSLRETLAACGISEIDFLTSCGATFKHGIKFVNWRQPPKENSGESYFHPFGAPLKVGAVDPLRAWSKLPQDKRGNIADIFSVQSEMAEMGRAPKHLKDRPYDGALSYAYHLDAGKFAEYLKQRFRAQGVKHIIGKVAEVDYNPSTEIISALTLDDGTKLTADFYIDCTGFAARLINSDKQNPFIDKTDVLFVDKAVTTRLPTKGTASINGFTTCTAQSAGWIWDIVLQNRRGIGHVYSSKYISDAQAKTELASYIGQSEDALETRTLNMRIGYQQHQWRGNCVAIGLASGFLEPLESTGIYLTEMANWALADMLPRYMSGHNPQAQYTDAMVHHYENIVDFLKLHYAISERRDTPFWRDNANPDTWPETLKANLKAWENDVPSVYDFGRSIQCFSATNYQFVLYGMGWRGHEEPNVLTGQTKNLLEQLAIRRARLKEFVLRDTLPNSEIFTAITPSNIE; the protein is encoded by the coding sequence ATGACAGATAAGCCGTTTAAAATTATTATAGTAGGCGGCGGCACAGCCGGATGGCTTTCCGCAGCGTTTTTGAGTCAACAGTTGCCCCTATCGTCGGGCCGGGACATTCAAATATCGCTTGTTGAAGCCTCCGATATTCCGACTGTAGGCGTAGGGGAAGCGACGGTTCCTTCTTTAAGAGAAACACTTGCAGCCTGCGGAATTTCAGAAATAGATTTTCTCACATCCTGCGGCGCGACATTCAAGCATGGGATCAAATTTGTAAATTGGCGACAGCCACCGAAAGAAAACTCGGGCGAGTCTTATTTTCATCCTTTTGGCGCGCCGCTCAAAGTTGGGGCCGTTGATCCTCTCAGGGCTTGGTCGAAACTCCCTCAGGATAAGCGCGGCAATATCGCCGACATATTTTCCGTACAGTCTGAGATGGCGGAAATGGGAAGAGCGCCTAAACATCTAAAAGACAGACCTTATGACGGCGCACTCTCATACGCTTATCATTTGGATGCCGGTAAATTTGCTGAATACCTGAAACAGCGCTTTCGCGCACAAGGCGTTAAGCACATCATCGGGAAAGTCGCTGAGGTTGACTATAATCCAAGCACAGAAATTATATCCGCTTTAACCCTAGATGACGGCACAAAGCTGACAGCCGACTTCTATATTGACTGCACGGGCTTTGCCGCGCGGTTGATAAACTCGGATAAGCAGAACCCCTTTATCGATAAAACGGATGTCCTTTTTGTCGACAAAGCCGTTACAACCCGGCTCCCGACGAAAGGCACAGCGAGTATTAACGGTTTTACGACCTGTACAGCGCAAAGCGCGGGATGGATTTGGGACATCGTCCTGCAAAATCGCCGTGGCATCGGCCATGTCTATAGTTCTAAATACATTAGCGACGCTCAAGCAAAAACTGAACTTGCAAGCTATATTGGGCAGAGCGAAGACGCGCTTGAAACGCGTACGCTCAATATGCGCATCGGCTATCAACAGCATCAATGGCGCGGTAATTGCGTGGCTATTGGTCTTGCAAGCGGGTTTTTAGAGCCGCTCGAATCGACGGGCATTTATCTAACTGAAATGGCAAATTGGGCTTTGGCGGATATGCTGCCGCGTTACATGTCAGGCCATAATCCGCAGGCGCAATATACGGATGCGATGGTCCATCACTATGAGAATATCGTAGATTTTCTAAAGCTTCACTATGCCATTAGCGAACGGCGCGATACGCCGTTTTGGCGCGATAATGCCAATCCCGACACATGGCCTGAAACGCTGAAAGCTAATCTCAAGGCTTGGGAGAATGATGTGCCGTCCGTCTATGATTTCGGACGGTCAATCCAGTGCTTCTCAGCAACGAACTATCAGTTTGTACTCTATGGGATGGGCTGGCGGGGGCATGAAGAGCCCAACGTATTAACCGGTCAAACTAAAAATTTGCTGGAACAGCTCGCCATTCGGCGTGCGCGGTTAAAAGAATTTGTATTGAGAGATACGCTACCTAATAGCGAAATTTTCACTGCCATCACGCCATCAAATATAGAATAA
- a CDS encoding TonB-dependent receptor domain-containing protein — protein MFIRTSQKLLATAATAALLTAPAFAQDANSDEVITTGVVSSKGKTKIDTSISVSSINLETIQDLAPTNLAEIYRNLPGIRSESSSGGGNSNVAVRGLPISTGGAKYLSTQEDGLPVLLFGDSNFAPADGFVKADSTLARIESVRGGTSSTLTTNGVGGIINIIGKTGQQEGGSAAITYGLDHDDMRFDAEYGGSLSEDMYFHIGGHFQQGGDYRDSGYDPISGGQIRGTLTKEFENGFVRVTGKWLDKKDAAYFPQLVSRTDDGSGVGTVGESLGGFEAQNHSIYSNLTRNGISVDGAGNAIPYDLADGLDHKVKAIGAEVDYDLGSGINFNNKMRYQDIKGRFLGGFTNGVSDAGGANYPADRSVHVPGTDELTYFNGPNAGQVVTNANLPNGVVSNVAVFDVELDDMSNFANELKLSKSFDFDGGSTLDVTLGHFFMNQNLNQDWHWSELRTTTENDAALIATPQSINGIHGVNQAFGWDGSNRNYDLEGQVSSPFAAASWTNDALTLDASVRFDNMTQTGVRLEAAGGDFDVNNDGVITGSESSVSLNTGTVGARADLEVDNTAWSVGANYRLYDDFSVFGRASSGASFNFDRALDFGVRNPDGSLRSGGEDAYVDVADQYEVGFKMQNREIAGGDLDFYATAFFTNTEESNVEILSGTPNGRVREYDSKGVELEANYNNGGFDLFATATFTDAEITRAEDNGVANTVLEGNTPQRQADMIWTISPSYTFDRFRVGGSWVGTSDSFSLDDNLLVQDGYSVLHLYGAVNVTEALELSINANNVFDAVGITESANDGRNGWDTNGDGNLDTTIGRSITGRTISGRLRYTF, from the coding sequence ATGTTTATTCGTACCAGCCAAAAACTACTCGCAACTGCAGCAACTGCTGCGCTTCTTACGGCGCCTGCCTTCGCGCAAGACGCAAATAGTGATGAAGTGATTACAACCGGTGTGGTAAGCTCTAAGGGTAAGACTAAAATAGACACATCAATTTCAGTATCTTCGATCAATCTGGAAACAATTCAAGATTTGGCCCCAACAAATCTCGCTGAGATTTACCGTAACCTTCCGGGTATTCGCTCAGAATCATCGTCTGGTGGTGGTAACTCTAATGTGGCTGTTCGTGGTCTCCCTATCTCAACGGGTGGTGCGAAGTATTTATCGACGCAAGAGGACGGTCTCCCAGTTCTTTTGTTTGGCGATTCTAACTTCGCACCAGCTGATGGCTTTGTGAAAGCCGACTCTACATTGGCCCGTATCGAATCTGTTCGCGGTGGTACATCTTCTACGCTGACAACAAATGGCGTTGGCGGCATTATCAACATCATTGGCAAAACAGGCCAGCAAGAAGGCGGTAGCGCAGCTATCACTTATGGACTTGACCATGACGACATGCGTTTTGATGCTGAATATGGCGGAAGTCTGTCGGAAGACATGTATTTCCACATTGGCGGTCACTTCCAGCAGGGCGGTGATTATCGCGACTCTGGTTACGACCCAATTTCAGGCGGTCAAATCCGCGGTACACTGACAAAAGAGTTCGAGAACGGCTTCGTTCGCGTCACAGGTAAGTGGCTTGATAAGAAGGATGCGGCCTACTTCCCGCAATTGGTGTCTCGCACGGATGATGGTAGCGGTGTCGGCACTGTTGGCGAAAGCCTTGGCGGCTTCGAAGCTCAAAATCACAGCATCTATAGCAACCTCACACGTAATGGTATTTCTGTTGACGGTGCGGGCAATGCAATTCCATATGACTTAGCAGATGGCCTTGATCACAAAGTTAAAGCCATTGGCGCCGAAGTTGATTACGATCTCGGCAGCGGAATCAATTTCAATAACAAAATGCGATATCAGGATATCAAAGGCCGCTTCCTTGGCGGCTTTACGAATGGTGTGTCGGACGCAGGTGGTGCCAATTATCCAGCTGATAGGTCTGTTCATGTGCCTGGGACGGATGAACTAACATATTTCAATGGTCCGAATGCGGGACAAGTCGTCACGAATGCAAACCTCCCAAATGGTGTTGTTTCTAATGTGGCTGTTTTCGATGTTGAGCTTGATGACATGAGCAACTTCGCTAATGAGCTGAAGCTATCGAAAAGTTTTGATTTTGATGGCGGTTCGACGCTTGACGTGACACTCGGTCACTTCTTCATGAACCAGAACCTCAATCAAGATTGGCACTGGTCAGAGCTTCGCACCACGACTGAAAACGATGCGGCTCTTATTGCAACGCCGCAATCTATCAATGGCATTCACGGCGTAAACCAAGCCTTTGGCTGGGACGGTTCAAACCGCAATTACGACCTTGAAGGTCAAGTTAGCTCACCCTTTGCAGCTGCGTCTTGGACAAATGATGCCCTTACGCTTGATGCCAGTGTGCGTTTCGACAATATGACACAAACAGGTGTCCGTCTTGAAGCCGCCGGTGGTGACTTTGATGTCAATAATGACGGTGTCATTACAGGCTCAGAATCGAGCGTTTCCTTAAACACAGGGACGGTTGGCGCGCGCGCTGACTTGGAAGTTGATAATACAGCATGGTCCGTGGGCGCAAACTACCGCCTCTATGATGACTTCTCAGTATTTGGTCGTGCTTCCAGCGGTGCAAGCTTCAACTTCGACCGTGCGCTTGATTTTGGCGTTCGTAATCCGGATGGGTCTTTGAGATCCGGTGGTGAAGATGCTTATGTCGATGTTGCTGATCAGTATGAAGTTGGCTTTAAAATGCAAAACAGAGAAATTGCCGGTGGTGATTTGGATTTCTACGCAACAGCCTTCTTCACAAATACCGAAGAGTCTAACGTCGAAATTCTGTCTGGAACGCCAAACGGTCGTGTCCGTGAATATGATTCCAAAGGTGTTGAGCTTGAGGCGAACTATAATAATGGCGGCTTTGATCTCTTCGCTACAGCCACATTTACAGACGCTGAAATCACGCGCGCCGAAGATAACGGTGTTGCCAACACGGTTCTGGAAGGCAATACGCCGCAACGCCAAGCTGACATGATTTGGACCATATCACCCAGCTACACCTTTGACCGGTTCCGCGTTGGCGGCAGCTGGGTTGGAACGAGTGACAGCTTCTCATTGGATGACAATCTGCTCGTCCAAGACGGCTATTCAGTCTTGCATCTTTATGGTGCGGTGAATGTTACCGAGGCACTTGAGCTGTCGATTAACGCAAACAACGTCTTTGATGCTGTCGGGATTACAGAATCTGCCAATGATGGCCGTAATGGCTGGGATACGAATGGCGACGGGAATCTAGATACAACGATTGGCCGCTCTATTACCGGACGGACAATTTCAGGTCGCTTGCGGTACACATTCTAA
- a CDS encoding CpcT/CpeT family chromophore lyase, with product MSHITSQAYFRAVAVLFSISSIWLQGCSADTQIPQQTRPKTLAEAPSERLTENDLIKFTSWLVGRWDNIAQVQAEIDSGVAESDRRHRYAMQYTAIQAPSIQGRLLAIENYDDGRGFEGNMQRVSLHRFMLSEDSHFILHEILFLKDEAFRKSLAVSLKPLEMITEDDIRARESCRLYWKWTGKRFEGATQQGACVTNSYMDRNITVEGLGVLEPNRLMRHDRNFEMSGEEIPHPGHETADKFIRVSD from the coding sequence ATGAGCCACATAACCTCTCAAGCCTACTTTCGAGCCGTCGCCGTTTTATTCTCTATCTCATCTATCTGGCTACAGGGTTGCTCCGCTGACACACAGATACCGCAACAGACACGACCTAAGACATTAGCGGAGGCACCATCCGAGAGATTAACTGAAAACGACCTTATCAAATTTACGTCGTGGCTCGTAGGACGTTGGGACAATATTGCCCAAGTCCAAGCAGAAATCGATAGCGGCGTTGCTGAAAGCGATCGCCGTCACCGTTATGCGATGCAGTACACCGCGATTCAGGCCCCCTCTATTCAAGGCCGGTTATTGGCCATTGAGAATTATGACGATGGACGAGGCTTTGAGGGTAATATGCAGCGCGTCTCGTTACATCGCTTTATGCTAAGCGAAGACAGCCATTTCATTTTACACGAAATATTATTTTTGAAAGATGAAGCTTTTCGAAAGAGCCTCGCTGTAAGTTTGAAGCCACTCGAAATGATTACAGAAGATGACATCCGAGCGCGCGAAAGTTGTCGGCTATATTGGAAATGGACGGGTAAGAGATTTGAAGGCGCTACCCAACAAGGGGCCTGTGTGACAAACTCATATATGGACAGAAATATTACCGTTGAAGGATTAGGTGTATTGGAACCGAACCGCCTAATGCGCCATGACAGAAATTTTGAAATGTCTGGTGAAGAAATCCCGCACCCAGGTCATGAAACGGCAGACAAATTTATAAGAGTCTCTGATTAA
- a CDS encoding nitrilase-related carbon-nitrogen hydrolase — MSKSPRIYKALALQTECKAVNRCASREESRLIMMGSIARIRGQVFSAKAFHGQDLKLICLPEYFLTSFPAGESASEWRAKAAIDIDGPEYKALGKIASDADIYLAGNAYENDPHFPELYFQSSFIIAPSGEVVLRYRRLISMYAPSPYDVWDKYMEHYSVADLFPVIDTPLGRLAALASEEIRYPEISRILAARGAEIILHPTSEAASTQMTYKNVAKLARAQENQCYVISANSAGITGTGLAAYSTDARSQIVDDRGIILCETPSGETITACADIDISALRYRRERNGMDNMLARQPMALYAKAYAGFDMHPSGSLGDGATPPAKEFYKKRQDQVIEKLGKAGII; from the coding sequence ATGTCAAAATCACCCCGTATTTATAAAGCTCTCGCTCTTCAAACAGAATGTAAGGCCGTCAATCGCTGCGCTTCCCGAGAGGAAAGTCGATTAATCATGATGGGTTCAATTGCCCGTATCAGAGGCCAGGTGTTTTCTGCAAAAGCCTTTCACGGACAGGATTTAAAGCTCATCTGTTTGCCAGAGTATTTCCTTACGAGTTTCCCAGCAGGAGAATCCGCAAGTGAGTGGAGGGCCAAAGCCGCCATAGATATTGATGGCCCTGAATATAAGGCACTAGGGAAAATTGCCTCTGACGCGGATATTTACTTGGCTGGCAATGCTTATGAAAACGACCCGCATTTTCCTGAACTCTATTTTCAATCAAGCTTTATCATAGCGCCGTCAGGTGAGGTCGTTCTTCGTTATCGGCGCCTTATCTCAATGTATGCACCTTCCCCCTATGATGTGTGGGATAAATATATGGAGCATTACTCTGTGGCTGATTTATTTCCTGTGATTGATACGCCTTTGGGACGATTAGCCGCCTTAGCAAGTGAAGAGATTCGTTACCCAGAAATCAGCCGTATTTTGGCGGCGCGAGGAGCGGAGATTATCTTACATCCAACATCAGAGGCCGCGAGTACGCAGATGACGTATAAAAACGTGGCCAAGCTTGCACGCGCACAAGAAAATCAATGTTATGTCATTTCTGCCAATAGTGCGGGCATTACGGGTACTGGCCTCGCCGCCTATAGCACGGATGCCCGTAGCCAAATCGTTGACGACCGCGGTATTATTTTATGTGAAACGCCAAGTGGTGAGACCATCACCGCCTGCGCGGATATTGACATTTCGGCGCTTCGCTATCGTAGGGAAAGAAACGGAATGGATAATATGTTGGCGCGGCAACCTATGGCGCTCTACGCAAAAGCCTATGCTGGGTTTGATATGCACCCTAGCGGATCCTTAGGCGATGGCGCCACGCCGCCAGCCAAAGAATTTTACAAAAAACGCCAAGATCAAGTTATCGAAAAACTGGGCAAAGCGGGTATAATCTAA
- a CDS encoding aldehyde dehydrogenase family protein yields MTKTLQVKNPRTGIADYEISPVGEDQIASIAKRSRASQLQWRAQGLEVRGAAMLKLADAMEAEASAIQQALSIDTGRKRMAQMEVLGVIANIRAWVDRAPKLMPNSEWIQGRAKPNFKHKNDYVPYALVGVISPWNFPMTLSFIDAIPALLAGACVIVKPSEVTPRFADAVMSAIPKAGMENILTFIQGDGRTGAALIDYVDSVCFTGSVPTGKKVAVKAAENLIPANLELGGKDPLIITADADLEAATTLALRSSVLATGQACQSIERVYVPRSIYSDFTQKLAIKAKETRLNFPDIDDGHIGPFIFDKQAQIVSAQIDDAKAKGARVLSGGEILRHGGGYWLEPTVIIDVTHDMDVMRSETFGPVIPVMAYDSIEQAIELANDTEYGLSGGVFAGSIDEAKQIGDYIDAGAISIMDAALTGQYFEAGKQSFKHSGLGPSRMGENGFLRFFRQKAYIANTISPLTMEDFKE; encoded by the coding sequence ATGACTAAAACACTCCAGGTTAAGAACCCCCGGACAGGTATTGCGGATTATGAAATTTCGCCCGTCGGAGAGGACCAAATAGCGTCTATCGCAAAGCGATCCAGAGCGTCACAATTGCAATGGCGTGCACAGGGTTTAGAGGTGCGGGGCGCAGCGATGTTGAAACTCGCAGATGCGATGGAAGCTGAAGCTAGCGCTATTCAACAGGCGCTATCTATTGATACGGGCCGAAAGCGTATGGCCCAAATGGAAGTTCTAGGCGTCATTGCGAACATACGGGCTTGGGTAGACCGAGCGCCAAAATTAATGCCCAATAGCGAGTGGATACAAGGCCGCGCGAAACCAAACTTCAAACACAAAAATGATTATGTGCCTTATGCCCTCGTAGGCGTCATCAGCCCATGGAATTTCCCCATGACGCTCTCTTTCATTGATGCCATTCCTGCTTTGCTAGCGGGGGCTTGTGTTATCGTAAAACCAAGTGAAGTAACGCCAAGATTTGCAGATGCTGTTATGTCGGCCATTCCTAAAGCAGGTATGGAAAATATCCTAACCTTCATTCAAGGCGATGGGAGAACAGGCGCCGCATTGATAGATTATGTGGATAGCGTTTGTTTTACAGGCTCAGTCCCTACGGGTAAAAAGGTCGCGGTGAAAGCCGCTGAAAACCTAATTCCTGCCAATCTTGAACTCGGCGGCAAAGATCCGCTTATTATTACAGCTGATGCTGATTTAGAGGCCGCGACCACGCTTGCCCTACGGTCTTCAGTTCTCGCCACTGGGCAGGCCTGCCAATCAATTGAACGTGTCTATGTGCCGCGATCTATTTATTCAGACTTCACTCAAAAGCTGGCAATTAAAGCAAAAGAGACTCGCTTAAATTTCCCTGATATAGATGATGGCCATATCGGCCCCTTTATTTTTGATAAGCAAGCCCAAATTGTCAGCGCGCAGATTGATGATGCCAAAGCCAAAGGCGCGCGTGTCTTGTCAGGCGGAGAAATTTTAAGGCACGGCGGCGGATATTGGCTGGAGCCAACAGTTATCATTGATGTCACGCATGATATGGATGTGATGCGTTCCGAAACCTTTGGCCCTGTTATTCCAGTCATGGCTTATGACAGCATAGAACAGGCTATAGAGCTTGCCAATGACACCGAATACGGATTGTCTGGCGGCGTTTTCGCGGGATCAATTGATGAAGCCAAACAAATTGGCGACTATATTGATGCGGGTGCCATCAGTATTATGGACGCCGCGCTTACTGGACAATATTTCGAAGCCGGCAAACAGAGCTTTAAACATTCTGGGCTTGGCCCCTCTCGTATGGGCGAAAACGGATTTTTGCGCTTTTTCCGTCAAAAGGCCTATATAGCGAATACTATATCTCCACTTACCATGGAAGACTTCAAAGAATAA
- a CDS encoding enoyl-CoA hydratase/isomerase family protein: MSENIQFEMIASNIGCITLNKETKRNALSAQMWLDLEQTISMASDNQALKVLIITGAGQHFAAGADISEFETLYATAETSEEISMRISNAMNALANFPKPTIAKIRGACVGGGCGLALACDIRIADTTSKFAITPGKLGLVYPFSDIKRLIEAVGLSPAKDILYSARLILAGEAKDMRLINQLVDPDALDNETLQYAQAICETSSQSNALTKQMFAAYESGQRGETTDTKEMFLSGFKSRDFKEGYQAFLEKRKPVFPTE, translated from the coding sequence ATGTCAGAAAACATCCAATTTGAAATGATAGCCTCGAATATTGGCTGCATCACACTGAATAAGGAGACCAAGCGAAACGCCCTTTCGGCACAAATGTGGCTGGATTTAGAACAAACAATCTCAATGGCCTCTGACAATCAAGCATTAAAGGTGCTCATTATAACTGGCGCAGGCCAGCACTTTGCAGCCGGTGCTGACATCAGTGAATTCGAAACACTCTATGCGACGGCCGAGACATCAGAAGAAATTTCAATGCGTATATCGAATGCGATGAACGCATTAGCCAATTTCCCCAAACCTACAATTGCCAAAATCCGCGGCGCCTGCGTTGGCGGTGGATGCGGCCTTGCGCTCGCCTGTGACATACGCATAGCTGACACCACATCGAAATTTGCCATTACGCCTGGAAAGCTAGGTCTAGTGTACCCTTTTTCAGATATTAAGCGCCTCATCGAAGCTGTGGGACTTAGCCCTGCAAAGGACATATTATATTCAGCAAGATTAATCCTCGCTGGCGAAGCCAAAGACATGCGCCTTATCAATCAGCTCGTCGATCCTGATGCTTTGGATAACGAAACTCTCCAATACGCCCAAGCCATCTGCGAAACTTCAAGCCAATCTAATGCCCTCACGAAGCAGATGTTCGCGGCCTATGAAAGCGGCCAGCGCGGCGAGACTACAGACACAAAAGAAATGTTTCTTAGCGGTTTCAAAAGCCGTGATTTTAAAGAAGGTTATCAAGCCTTTTTAGAAA